The Streptomyces sp. R28 region TGCCGTACCTCGTCGCCGCATGGATCTTCCTGGCCGGCTGCTACGGCCTCGCCACCAGCCGCAATCTGATCCACGCCGTCGGCTGCCTGTCCGTCTGCCAGTGCGCCACGTACGTCCTGCTGCTGGCCGTCGGCTACCGCGACGACGCCACCGCCCCCGTCTTCTCCGACATCGAGCCCGGCTCACGCCCCGTCGTCGACCCGGTCGTGCAGGCGCTCGCCCTGACCGACGTCGTCGTCGG contains the following coding sequences:
- a CDS encoding sodium:proton antiporter; its protein translation is MDVLPYLVAAWIFLAGCYGLATSRNLIHAVGCLSVCQCATYVLLLAVGYRDDATAPVFSDIEPGSRPVVDPVVQALALTDVVVGATVTALLLALVIQVFKRHGTVDPDELTELRG